The Halogeometricum rufum genome has a segment encoding these proteins:
- a CDS encoding metal ABC transporter ATP-binding protein, with translation MSVLELADVTYSYAERPAVEDVSLTVESGDFLGLVGPNGSGKTTLLKLMLGLLRPDEGSVTLFDRPAHEFDDGTRVGYVSQEATGAAGGMPVTVREVVTMGRYPHVGLGRFGKRDTDRIAEALETVGVAHLADRRFSTLSGGQKQRVVIARALAADADLLALDEPTVGVDAESRESFYELLRELNRDGLTILLVEHDIGVVTAFTTRVACLNRRLFFHGDSLDFSESDALREAYGADQRLLDHHHH, from the coding sequence ATGAGCGTCCTCGAACTCGCCGACGTGACGTACTCGTACGCCGAGCGACCGGCGGTCGAGGACGTCTCTCTGACCGTGGAGTCGGGCGACTTCCTGGGACTCGTCGGTCCGAACGGGTCTGGAAAGACGACGCTGTTGAAGCTCATGCTGGGGCTGTTGCGCCCGGACGAGGGATCGGTCACGCTCTTCGACCGGCCGGCGCACGAGTTCGACGACGGGACCCGCGTGGGGTACGTCTCACAGGAGGCGACGGGGGCGGCCGGCGGGATGCCCGTGACCGTGCGAGAAGTCGTCACGATGGGGCGCTACCCGCACGTCGGTCTCGGGCGGTTCGGGAAGCGCGACACCGACCGCATCGCCGAGGCACTGGAGACGGTCGGCGTCGCTCACCTCGCGGACCGCCGCTTCTCGACGCTGTCGGGAGGCCAGAAACAGCGCGTCGTCATCGCGCGTGCGCTCGCCGCGGACGCTGACCTGCTCGCACTCGACGAGCCGACGGTCGGCGTCGACGCCGAGTCGCGAGAGTCGTTCTACGAACTGCTCCGGGAACTGAACCGGGACGGACTGACGATTCTGCTCGTCGAACACGACATCGGCGTCGTGACGGCGTTCACCACGCGGGTCGCCTGTCTCAACCGCCGGCTGTTCTTCCACGGCGACTCGCTGGACTTCTCGGAGAGCGACGCGCTCCGCGAGGCGTACGGCGCGGACCAGCGACTCCTCGACCATCACCACCACTGA
- a CDS encoding metal ABC transporter permease → MLPFTQPGGFVSEMLGYPFMQRAFVAGVCIAIVAPLVGSFLVHRQLAMIGDTLAHTAFAGVAVGIFLGNLLATDVSPYLTALVVAVLAALLIQILSEYTDVYNDVSMAVVLAGGFALGTVLISLTSGGIAVSINQYLFGSLSTLTRGDVELLVVLSALVVAAVLLSYRKLVYVTFDESAARIAGIDVRLLNRLLVVLTAMVVVGAMQMMGVILVAAMLVVPVAAATQLAGSFKQSVAYAVVAAQVAVLSGTTLSYAYGIAAGGTIVLVAIAVYLGAAVAGRLGVVGGG, encoded by the coding sequence ATGCTCCCCTTCACTCAGCCCGGCGGGTTCGTCTCGGAGATGCTCGGGTACCCGTTCATGCAACGGGCGTTCGTCGCCGGCGTGTGCATCGCTATCGTCGCACCGCTCGTCGGGTCGTTCCTCGTCCACCGACAACTCGCGATGATCGGCGACACGCTCGCGCACACCGCCTTCGCGGGCGTCGCGGTCGGTATCTTCCTCGGCAACCTCCTCGCGACGGACGTCTCCCCGTACCTCACCGCGCTCGTCGTCGCGGTGCTGGCGGCACTGCTCATCCAGATACTATCCGAGTACACCGACGTCTACAACGACGTCTCGATGGCCGTCGTCCTCGCGGGCGGGTTCGCGCTCGGGACCGTCCTCATCAGTCTCACGAGCGGCGGCATCGCCGTCAGCATCAACCAGTACCTCTTCGGGAGTCTCTCCACGCTGACGCGGGGTGACGTGGAACTCCTCGTCGTCCTCAGCGCACTCGTCGTCGCGGCGGTGCTCCTGAGCTACCGAAAACTGGTGTACGTGACGTTCGACGAGTCGGCCGCGCGAATCGCGGGCATCGACGTCCGCCTGTTGAACCGCCTGCTCGTCGTGTTGACGGCGATGGTCGTCGTCGGCGCGATGCAGATGATGGGCGTCATCCTCGTCGCGGCGATGCTTGTCGTCCCGGTGGCGGCCGCGACGCAACTCGCGGGAAGCTTCAAACAGTCCGTCGCGTACGCCGTCGTCGCCGCACAGGTCGCGGTCCTCTCGGGGACGACGCTGTCGTACGCCTACGGCATCGCCGCCGGCGGAACCATCGTCCTCGTCGCGATAGCCGTGTACCTCGGCGCGGCCGTCGCGGGCCGTCTGGGCGTCGTCGGAGGCGGATAG
- a CDS encoding metal ABC transporter solute-binding protein, Zn/Mn family, with product MRQTRRNVLLGTAAVAMGSVTGCLGTSDAGSVPEDDGGTIQASFFVVSDFADHVAADAAVRNLVPFGQHGHGWEPGPDVQRDVFDADAFVYVGDGFQPWADKIVQNVRNDGADVNIIEAWHGVDLLDASEDHDAHGADEHDHGAKDPHFWLDPSRAKQSVRTIANGLAERDPANESTYAENADAYAERLDSLDDTYTERLSGRTRDTVLVAGHNSFRYLAHRYDFHVEALTGLAPDAEPTPKDVRRAQSVVDEHDVEYVLAPVFESDRAATQLVRETDAKEALPLTPVPTLTEEWNEKGWGYLDVMEQVNLRSLERALGVE from the coding sequence ATGAGACAGACTCGACGGAACGTGCTCCTCGGCACGGCGGCGGTCGCGATGGGGTCGGTCACCGGATGTCTCGGAACGTCGGACGCGGGTTCGGTTCCGGAAGACGACGGTGGAACGATACAGGCGTCGTTCTTCGTCGTCTCCGACTTCGCCGACCACGTGGCCGCCGACGCGGCCGTTCGGAACCTCGTGCCCTTCGGTCAGCACGGACACGGTTGGGAGCCCGGGCCGGACGTCCAGCGGGACGTTTTCGACGCCGACGCCTTCGTCTACGTCGGTGACGGGTTCCAGCCGTGGGCGGACAAAATCGTCCAGAACGTCCGCAACGACGGCGCCGACGTGAACATTATCGAAGCGTGGCACGGCGTCGACCTGCTGGACGCCTCGGAGGACCACGACGCTCACGGGGCCGACGAACACGACCACGGGGCGAAGGACCCGCACTTCTGGCTGGACCCGAGTCGGGCGAAACAGTCGGTTCGGACCATCGCGAACGGCCTCGCCGAACGGGACCCAGCCAACGAGTCGACGTACGCGGAGAACGCGGACGCGTACGCCGAGCGACTCGACTCGCTGGACGACACGTACACGGAACGGCTGTCGGGTCGGACGAGAGACACCGTCCTCGTCGCCGGGCACAACTCGTTCCGCTACCTCGCCCACCGCTACGACTTCCACGTCGAGGCGCTGACCGGCCTCGCGCCCGACGCCGAACCGACGCCGAAGGACGTCAGGCGAGCGCAGTCGGTCGTCGACGAACACGACGTCGAGTACGTCCTCGCGCCGGTGTTCGAGTCCGACCGCGCCGCGACGCAACTCGTCCGGGAGACGGACGCGAAGGAAGCGCTCCCGCTGACCCCGGTTCCGACCCTCACCGAGGAGTGGAACGAGAAGGGGTGGGGGTACCTCGACGTGATGGAGCAGGTGAACCTCCGGTCGCTGGAGCGGGCGTTGGGGGTCGAATGA